One Ensifer adhaerens genomic region harbors:
- a CDS encoding polysaccharide pyruvyl transferase family protein — translation MRPRILLTGIPGHYTRLANGANGLSVSYSERQKQPESKDEFLQELRNISNTGNYLIGEGALRAIAPHAKQIPFWHLYNCHKNGTGFDEFNNNFDICVFTCANLLRKGLSADAEADVLSKLKMPIVMLGIGHQNRKDLETGLPEGTKRLLDVLKDREHYFLTRGYETAGYLKDQGFKYVRPTGCPSVYFAPNNMRASMKKLPDVKIGQAKTIFSGYLGANHDCIVDAIALNPEGAKPQYIIQDEFLHFDMKVEPDADGRVFDSCSGKMLGELAFPGAERQKVPFDVRTFFDTNMWRAWASHMDFNFGRRFHGSIIAMQAGVPSLMVAVDDRMREMLGFTGLPSVDVQELEKAENRAEFVASHLAGLNASELVDRYSDRERNFRTVLREIGIGL, via the coding sequence ATGCGTCCAAGAATCCTCCTGACGGGTATTCCTGGTCATTACACGCGCCTCGCAAACGGCGCGAATGGCCTGTCGGTTTCCTATTCGGAACGGCAGAAACAGCCCGAATCCAAGGACGAGTTTCTTCAGGAGCTTCGCAACATCAGCAACACCGGTAACTATCTGATCGGTGAAGGGGCTTTGCGCGCCATTGCTCCCCATGCCAAGCAAATCCCGTTCTGGCACCTCTATAATTGCCATAAGAACGGCACCGGTTTCGACGAGTTCAACAACAACTTCGACATCTGCGTGTTCACCTGCGCGAACCTGTTGCGCAAGGGCCTCTCCGCCGATGCCGAGGCTGATGTCTTGAGCAAGCTGAAGATGCCGATTGTCATGCTCGGCATCGGCCACCAGAACCGCAAGGATCTGGAGACCGGCCTGCCGGAGGGGACGAAGCGGCTGCTCGACGTTCTCAAGGACCGCGAGCACTATTTCCTCACGCGCGGCTACGAAACCGCCGGCTACCTGAAGGACCAGGGATTCAAGTACGTCCGGCCAACCGGCTGCCCCTCGGTCTATTTCGCGCCGAACAACATGCGCGCGTCAATGAAGAAGCTGCCCGACGTCAAGATTGGTCAGGCAAAGACGATCTTTTCGGGCTATCTCGGCGCCAATCACGATTGTATCGTCGATGCGATCGCGCTCAACCCGGAAGGCGCCAAGCCCCAATACATCATCCAGGACGAATTCCTGCACTTCGACATGAAGGTCGAGCCGGATGCCGATGGCAGGGTCTTCGATTCCTGCTCGGGCAAGATGCTCGGCGAGCTCGCTTTCCCGGGCGCGGAGCGCCAGAAGGTGCCCTTCGATGTACGCACCTTCTTCGATACCAACATGTGGCGCGCCTGGGCCTCGCACATGGACTTCAATTTCGGCCGTCGTTTCCATGGCTCGATCATCGCCATGCAGGCAGGCGTGCCGAGCCTGATGGTGGCTGTCGACGATCGCATGCGCGAAATGCTGGGCTTCACCGGCCTGCCGTCGGTCGACGTCCAAGAGCTCGAAAAGGCGGAAAACCGGGCGGAGTTCGTTGCCAGCCATCTGGCCGGGCTGAACGCGTCGGAACTGGTCGACCGCTACTCCGATCGCGAACGCAATTTCCGTACGGTGCTGCGGGAGATCGGCATCGGCCTCTAA
- a CDS encoding TrkH family potassium uptake protein, which produces MHAPLYQTAINIAAKAAFYLSLAMLLPAAVDLFYGHPNWRVFAGSAFATGGLSLLAIAATQGGSPLFSRKMGFLVVNLLWIVVSLVGAVPFWLSSLKLDFAKAFFESVSGITTTGSTVISGLDHAPPGILLWRSVLHWLGGIGIVALGLFVMPYLRVGGMSFFKMESSDTTEKPFARIVTFTRAFILIYVVMTVTCTIIFSYLGMSRFDAINHAMSTVATGGFSTHDASLGYFNSLPILWVATFFMTLSSLPFSVLILFIVRGRLDTLKDPQIIVFLSYLTALALAASLYQRIVNGVSAHEALAHGFFTVSSILSTTGFASDDYMLWGEFIVALAFAATFMGGCSGSTAGGMKAYRFIIIFNSIRAGLFKLIYPNAVHTVRYGKTLVDIDVQRTVFMFFTAYMFIWAFGSLAMGAMGYDLVTAVSAVATALSNVGAGLGPIIGPAGNFSTLTDPALYLLSLMMLLGRLEILTVLVILTPLFWRD; this is translated from the coding sequence TTGCATGCACCCCTCTATCAGACCGCGATCAACATCGCCGCGAAGGCCGCGTTCTATCTGTCGCTCGCGATGCTGCTGCCGGCCGCAGTCGATCTGTTCTATGGTCATCCCAATTGGAGAGTGTTTGCCGGTTCGGCCTTTGCGACTGGCGGTCTGTCGCTTCTGGCGATCGCTGCCACGCAGGGCGGCTCGCCGCTGTTCAGCCGCAAGATGGGCTTTCTCGTCGTCAATCTTCTCTGGATTGTCGTGTCTCTCGTCGGCGCCGTGCCCTTCTGGCTGTCGTCGCTGAAGCTCGATTTCGCCAAGGCCTTCTTCGAATCGGTCTCCGGCATCACGACAACGGGCTCGACCGTCATCAGCGGCCTCGACCATGCGCCTCCGGGCATTCTTCTCTGGCGCTCGGTTCTGCACTGGCTCGGCGGTATCGGGATTGTGGCGCTCGGGCTCTTCGTCATGCCCTATCTCAGGGTCGGCGGCATGTCCTTCTTCAAGATGGAGTCCTCGGACACCACCGAAAAGCCCTTCGCCCGCATCGTCACCTTCACGCGCGCCTTCATCCTGATCTATGTCGTGATGACGGTGACGTGCACGATCATCTTCTCCTATCTGGGCATGAGCCGTTTCGACGCGATCAACCACGCGATGTCGACGGTCGCGACCGGTGGCTTCTCCACCCACGATGCCTCGCTCGGCTACTTCAACAGCCTGCCGATCCTCTGGGTCGCAACCTTTTTCATGACGCTGAGCAGCCTGCCGTTTTCGGTGCTCATCCTCTTCATCGTTCGTGGCCGGCTCGATACGCTGAAGGATCCGCAGATCATCGTCTTTCTGTCCTATCTGACGGCACTTGCGCTCGCCGCAAGTCTCTACCAGCGGATCGTCAACGGGGTCTCGGCGCACGAGGCATTGGCGCACGGCTTCTTCACCGTCTCGTCGATCCTGTCGACGACCGGTTTTGCCAGCGACGATTACATGCTCTGGGGTGAGTTCATCGTCGCACTTGCCTTTGCCGCCACCTTCATGGGCGGCTGCTCCGGTTCGACGGCGGGCGGCATGAAGGCCTACCGCTTCATCATCATCTTCAATTCTATCCGCGCCGGTCTTTTCAAGCTGATCTACCCCAATGCGGTCCACACGGTGCGCTACGGCAAGACACTTGTCGACATAGACGTGCAGCGCACCGTGTTCATGTTCTTCACGGCCTACATGTTCATCTGGGCTTTCGGCAGCCTCGCCATGGGGGCGATGGGCTATGATCTCGTCACGGCGGTGTCAGCGGTCGCAACGGCGCTTTCAAACGTTGGCGCCGGGCTCGGCCCGATCATCGGGCCGGCCGGCAACTTCTCGACGCTGACCGACCCGGCGCTCTATCTCCTGTCGCTCATGATGCTGCTCGGCCGTCTGGAAATACTGACCGTCCTGGTCATCCTGACACCGCTCTTCTGGAGGGACTGA
- a CDS encoding glycosyltransferase family 4 protein — MHVAFVHRRGFCQFAALASHLAQTGNEVTLVTETVDQRIPATRVVRHRAEPGPQANSQMGRHLGVPDHHVRIGHRVAETFDAMARQGQVPDVIVGHIGWGGMTFVKDVLPNVPALGYCEFFYRAEGADIGFAPDDKPDQDTRKRLRLRNMSQLLTLDAIDGGFSPTQWQRSLYPAEHRARIAVCHEGVDTRVFRPDPSASLKLPDGRVLKAGDPPIVTFVARDLEPYRGFPQALEAAAKVAKRHPDALFVFVGGDGVSYGAPPPGGGSWKDYLLQSLNIPADRFLFPGVVPHGVLKQLFQISTAHIYLTYPFVLSWSVLEAMACGALVIGSDTAPMQEVLSSGRNGLLVPFFDTDALAEAISGALQQPEKYSDLRAAARRTVEQRFRLGDCIARQMTLLDKAMGTPGSTQILRVSSA; from the coding sequence ATGCACGTAGCATTTGTACACCGGCGCGGCTTCTGCCAGTTCGCCGCTCTCGCGTCTCATTTGGCGCAGACCGGAAATGAAGTGACACTCGTGACGGAAACCGTGGATCAGCGGATTCCGGCAACGCGTGTCGTTCGCCACAGAGCAGAACCCGGCCCGCAGGCCAATTCGCAGATGGGAAGGCACCTTGGTGTGCCTGACCATCATGTCCGGATCGGTCACCGGGTCGCCGAAACCTTCGATGCCATGGCCCGCCAGGGGCAGGTGCCCGACGTTATCGTCGGGCACATCGGCTGGGGCGGTATGACCTTCGTCAAGGATGTGTTGCCGAATGTCCCGGCACTCGGCTATTGCGAGTTTTTCTACCGCGCCGAAGGGGCCGATATCGGCTTTGCCCCCGACGACAAGCCCGACCAGGATACGCGTAAGCGACTGCGGCTGCGCAACATGTCGCAACTCCTGACGCTTGATGCGATCGATGGCGGCTTCAGCCCGACCCAATGGCAACGGAGCCTTTATCCGGCGGAGCATCGCGCCCGTATCGCCGTCTGCCACGAGGGCGTCGACACTCGCGTCTTCCGTCCCGATCCGTCGGCATCGTTGAAGCTTCCGGACGGACGGGTGCTAAAGGCGGGTGATCCGCCGATCGTTACTTTCGTCGCCCGCGATCTCGAGCCCTATCGCGGCTTCCCGCAGGCGTTGGAGGCGGCCGCAAAGGTCGCGAAGCGCCATCCCGATGCGCTTTTCGTTTTCGTCGGTGGCGACGGCGTCAGTTACGGCGCCCCACCGCCCGGTGGCGGCTCGTGGAAGGACTATCTGCTTCAATCCCTGAATATCCCGGCCGACCGGTTCCTGTTTCCAGGCGTGGTGCCGCATGGTGTCCTCAAGCAGCTGTTCCAGATTTCAACCGCCCATATCTATCTGACCTATCCTTTCGTGCTTTCCTGGTCGGTCTTGGAGGCCATGGCCTGCGGCGCTCTCGTCATTGGATCGGACACCGCGCCGATGCAGGAGGTGTTGAGCTCCGGCCGCAACGGCCTGCTCGTGCCGTTCTTCGATACGGATGCGCTCGCGGAGGCGATCTCTGGCGCTTTGCAGCAACCGGAGAAGTATTCCGACTTGCGTGCAGCCGCCCGCCGCACCGTCGAGCAAAGGTTCCGTCTGGGCGATTGCATTGCGCGACAGATGACATTGCTGGATAAGGCAATGGGAACCCCTGGATCCACTCAAATATTACGGGTCTCATCTGCATAA
- a CDS encoding glycosyltransferase: MSSNSDPRDLVAIAMPLYGHAALALEALESALASDLEGCRIAIVVSVDGDPRQETFDQLLLYSGAHPDIHVVFGRNAGPGGARNRAINYVLENLPEAKAVYFLDADNRVLPGTIETLYRRLHESGAGWVYTNIDTFSVSWRAHYGNQYSRLVHCITDNICDTGSMISIEVFQEGVRFNDDRQNGFEDWEFWLSCVEHGFVGTPCHDTTFEYRLRAESRFKEANRDRATSVSFLRKRHKALFQRPMLVDFEHEECPRYLFARTEDAAISFFTDPTKQPKRLRLDDIIPAFWASTGEPDNVHFPPFVMAGSGATIDLLLRSRMLPNVLCHLERLSEKANVVFVHLGNDATQRKIEPTFLDAGAQHLGQPDLIFISTALLRDVIRNNALDWFASIGTQQVWPTSAVLNVRFPFPRALPRRTLITPQQVMINCVNAIATSPLRRTAGRRWTWRPARLMPYSDLHKALRTEIGGSPVLPLGHSEAGKKTAALLVPNASFGGAEKVIYAASRELRAAGYETHLFVLGTSRMDVIDEFDSSFDYVHFWDQGIPAWGGSGSFLGQDFIADHHEVDWGALKGQLSGFDLVINNHVMAMHPLIARLRSEGTRTACYLHVVDNTPFKRPAGQPFAAIAHEHCYDAFLTCSEQLKFYLHSFGVPLEKIFAVPNGASFSVPPKVLADVLQVRRIERKDDRLRLLYMGRLDQQKGIDRLAATIAELRAAHVSFDARAIGGEILADASFSWTDRLKELGVDVRPPVFASRDLIKALGWADVLIMPSRWEGAPLMIAEAQQLGCVPIATAVGAVDELIVDREDGILIDASSDPQVVRDMVKAIAEVSRDRNLLAPIMEGCLRTAARRAWSNSFSEFLGWCDGAVNNSSLSRAKVIRARDTSNTGVAAAG; the protein is encoded by the coding sequence ATGTCCAGCAATAGCGATCCAAGGGACCTCGTTGCGATCGCCATGCCGCTCTATGGCCATGCGGCGCTGGCGCTCGAAGCGCTCGAATCCGCGCTTGCATCGGACCTCGAGGGCTGCCGTATTGCCATCGTCGTTTCGGTCGACGGCGACCCGCGGCAGGAAACCTTCGATCAACTGTTGCTCTATTCCGGGGCCCACCCTGATATCCATGTGGTCTTCGGGCGAAACGCCGGCCCCGGCGGCGCGCGCAACCGCGCCATCAACTACGTGCTCGAAAATCTGCCCGAGGCGAAGGCCGTCTATTTCCTTGACGCCGACAACCGAGTCCTGCCGGGAACGATCGAGACCCTCTATCGGCGCCTGCACGAAAGCGGCGCCGGCTGGGTCTATACCAACATTGACACCTTCTCGGTGAGCTGGCGGGCTCACTACGGCAACCAGTATTCGCGGCTCGTCCACTGCATCACGGACAACATCTGTGACACCGGCTCGATGATCTCGATCGAGGTCTTCCAGGAAGGCGTTCGGTTCAACGACGACCGACAGAACGGTTTTGAGGATTGGGAGTTCTGGCTTTCCTGCGTCGAGCACGGCTTTGTCGGAACGCCCTGCCATGACACGACGTTCGAATACCGCCTGCGCGCCGAAAGCCGTTTCAAGGAAGCCAACCGCGACCGCGCGACATCCGTGAGCTTCCTCAGAAAGCGCCACAAGGCGCTGTTCCAGCGGCCGATGCTCGTCGATTTCGAGCATGAGGAGTGCCCGCGTTATCTCTTCGCGCGCACCGAAGACGCGGCGATCTCGTTCTTCACAGATCCGACGAAGCAACCGAAGCGGCTGCGCCTCGACGACATCATCCCAGCCTTCTGGGCCAGCACCGGCGAGCCCGACAACGTGCATTTTCCGCCCTTCGTCATGGCCGGCAGCGGTGCGACGATCGATCTGCTTTTGCGCTCGCGCATGCTGCCCAACGTGCTTTGTCACCTGGAGCGCCTGAGTGAGAAAGCCAACGTCGTTTTCGTTCATCTCGGCAACGACGCGACGCAGCGCAAGATCGAGCCGACCTTCCTCGACGCCGGCGCCCAGCATCTCGGCCAACCGGATCTCATCTTCATTTCGACGGCGCTCTTGCGCGACGTCATCCGCAACAATGCGCTCGACTGGTTTGCTTCTATCGGCACGCAGCAGGTATGGCCGACCTCGGCGGTTCTCAATGTGCGCTTCCCGTTCCCGCGCGCCCTGCCGCGCCGCACGCTGATCACGCCGCAACAGGTGATGATCAACTGCGTCAACGCGATCGCCACCAGTCCGCTTCGCCGCACGGCCGGCCGTCGCTGGACCTGGCGCCCCGCGCGGCTCATGCCCTATTCCGACCTGCACAAGGCCTTGCGAACGGAAATCGGCGGCTCGCCGGTGCTGCCGCTCGGGCACAGCGAAGCCGGCAAGAAAACTGCAGCGCTTCTCGTGCCGAACGCGTCGTTTGGCGGCGCCGAGAAGGTCATCTACGCCGCCTCGCGTGAACTTAGGGCCGCGGGCTACGAGACGCATCTGTTCGTGCTCGGCACCAGCCGGATGGACGTGATCGACGAGTTCGATTCGAGCTTCGACTATGTTCACTTCTGGGATCAGGGCATCCCGGCCTGGGGCGGCTCCGGCTCGTTCCTCGGCCAGGATTTCATTGCCGACCATCATGAAGTCGATTGGGGTGCGCTTAAAGGTCAGCTCTCAGGCTTCGATCTCGTCATCAACAACCACGTGATGGCGATGCATCCGCTGATCGCACGGCTGCGCTCGGAAGGGACACGCACGGCTTGCTATCTGCACGTCGTCGACAACACGCCGTTCAAGCGCCCGGCCGGCCAGCCCTTTGCAGCCATCGCCCACGAGCATTGCTACGACGCCTTCCTCACCTGCTCGGAACAACTGAAGTTCTACCTGCACAGCTTCGGCGTGCCGCTGGAGAAGATCTTTGCCGTTCCGAACGGCGCAAGTTTCTCCGTGCCGCCCAAGGTGCTTGCAGACGTGCTGCAGGTGCGGCGGATCGAGCGCAAGGACGACCGGCTGCGGCTGCTCTACATGGGTCGTCTTGACCAGCAGAAGGGCATCGACCGCCTGGCCGCGACGATCGCCGAACTGCGGGCCGCACACGTGTCGTTCGATGCGCGGGCGATCGGTGGCGAGATCCTGGCGGATGCCTCGTTCTCCTGGACGGACCGGCTCAAGGAACTGGGCGTCGACGTGCGCCCACCGGTCTTTGCCAGCCGCGACCTGATCAAGGCGCTCGGCTGGGCCGATGTTCTGATCATGCCTTCGCGCTGGGAAGGTGCCCCGCTGATGATCGCCGAAGCCCAACAGCTCGGCTGCGTGCCGATCGCAACCGCGGTTGGCGCCGTCGACGAACTGATCGTCGATCGCGAGGACGGCATCCTAATCGATGCCTCGTCCGATCCCCAGGTGGTGCGCGACATGGTCAAGGCGATCGCCGAGGTTTCGCGCGATCGCAACCTGCTGGCGCCGATCATGGAAGGTTGCCTGAGAACAGCGGCGCGCCGCGCCTGGTCCAACTCCTTCTCGGAGTTCCTCGGCTGGTGCGACGGCGCCGTGAACAATTCCTCGCTTTCGCGTGCCAAGGTCATCCGGGCGCGAGACACATCCAATACCGGCGTCGCAGCTGCAGGCTGA
- a CDS encoding glycoside hydrolase: MVAWAGLSRGAPAFAGETAAARYGVNRLNLAWLERTDQERILRDIADSGATHVRLSLSRPVDKSIDALEIANRLGLRILLEIQLSNKSYYPDSVTPRTGFGRIWDINRLSDLDLDRYRTGLTSALQRIDTLGIRLDAVEPGNEINLAGYNGDLAVYEKPGRATPRLLSELRDPQAFGKGLDKYVAALKITRDATRASANNKAIIVSAGLSDMGAKEADRQGMERLDPGEVIALLKARGMDALVDAYGIHIYPARKDKPAITSIVTKLLDFCAPADRGRPCWVTEWGIANTARSCPVDDREREGAMTAMRTVFERLSEEKRLDAAYYYDWDTQQNYRLWRCGALSPAGALAIEPAKGD; this comes from the coding sequence CTGGTCGCCTGGGCGGGGCTTTCGCGTGGCGCTCCGGCGTTTGCGGGCGAGACTGCGGCCGCGCGCTACGGCGTCAATCGGCTCAATCTCGCGTGGCTGGAACGCACGGATCAGGAACGCATCCTTCGCGACATTGCCGACAGCGGCGCGACGCATGTGCGGCTATCGTTGTCGCGCCCTGTCGACAAAAGCATCGACGCGCTGGAGATTGCCAACCGGCTGGGTCTGCGGATCCTGCTCGAAATCCAGTTGTCGAACAAAAGCTATTATCCGGACAGCGTTACCCCGCGCACCGGCTTCGGGCGCATCTGGGATATCAACCGGTTGTCCGATCTGGACCTTGATCGTTACCGCACGGGCCTGACATCAGCTCTGCAGCGCATCGATACCCTTGGCATCCGTCTGGACGCGGTGGAACCGGGAAACGAGATCAACCTCGCCGGCTATAACGGCGACCTCGCCGTCTACGAGAAGCCGGGCCGAGCGACGCCGCGACTTCTCAGTGAACTCAGGGATCCCCAGGCATTTGGAAAAGGTCTAGACAAATATGTCGCGGCGCTGAAGATCACCCGCGACGCCACAAGAGCGAGCGCCAACAACAAGGCGATCATCGTCTCCGCCGGGCTCTCCGACATGGGAGCCAAGGAAGCGGACCGCCAGGGAATGGAGCGGCTGGACCCCGGCGAGGTGATCGCCCTTTTGAAGGCGCGAGGCATGGACGCACTTGTTGATGCCTATGGCATTCACATCTACCCGGCGCGCAAGGATAAGCCGGCGATCACGTCGATCGTCACCAAACTTCTCGACTTCTGCGCGCCTGCCGACCGGGGGCGGCCCTGCTGGGTGACGGAATGGGGGATTGCCAACACGGCGCGTAGCTGCCCCGTCGATGATCGCGAGCGCGAAGGGGCGATGACGGCCATGCGGACGGTGTTCGAGCGGCTTTCCGAAGAAAAACGCCTGGATGCCGCCTACTACTACGACTGGGACACCCAGCAGAACTACCGGCTATGGCGCTGCGGAGCTCTGAGCCCGGCCGGCGCGCTTGCGATCGAACCGGCCAAGGGCGATTGA
- a CDS encoding DUF6212 domain-containing protein, which yields MSSGVRYSQAKRKLVLASDHDRASVQGSGIEHLVHFLPAGDRPDATLENVFPLIGLAFSSEGEADLADGIVSLRAFGTVPDIPIKRLSAEAVSESAGLIQALVDGGVGRLARFSSAITSELALLRRERETLLENYRALEDAFQARNWEPVAEVFAHDPYVDPKDEGIGHLIANAFVEQLLPVSSHGVAGIGLHFNSVPRDGGELVVVLSYVESGEGVAEWAVPFSQLVPSWNFFALPRTCGGGAKTLRLRVSTTGSETIGLSLGYPIASEHYTARSETRHADLDLRPLAFRVYTGLPGVKPTRMPNMIAPTALLDGHFIEDYRLSVDLLSQIVDVSVTPVVPEFQTVRFLEHEHAVVCHPLANGVSAGAVGRAVEPGTISFSASAVVDHPKGAPAAVSFLLAPAGSNARSEVAELARKGVVKPSAFFSGWREVTNEQPININFQLDEPVRQPMDLMILSRAVTDSVDFSWLKVSGFRMVKQSSGASHVQQ from the coding sequence GTGTCTTCTGGCGTGAGGTATTCGCAGGCGAAGAGAAAGCTGGTGTTGGCCTCGGATCACGATAGGGCGAGTGTCCAGGGCAGTGGCATCGAGCACCTGGTTCATTTTCTTCCGGCAGGCGATCGGCCTGATGCGACCCTGGAAAACGTGTTTCCATTGATCGGGCTCGCCTTTTCTAGCGAGGGCGAGGCGGATCTGGCCGACGGCATCGTCTCGCTGCGAGCATTTGGCACCGTCCCGGATATCCCGATCAAGCGCTTGAGCGCCGAGGCCGTCAGCGAAAGCGCTGGGCTCATTCAGGCGCTGGTCGATGGTGGTGTCGGGCGGCTTGCCCGGTTCTCGTCGGCAATCACATCCGAGCTTGCGCTGCTTCGCCGCGAGCGTGAAACGCTGCTTGAAAACTACCGCGCGCTCGAAGATGCGTTCCAGGCACGCAACTGGGAACCGGTCGCCGAAGTCTTTGCGCACGACCCCTATGTCGATCCCAAGGACGAGGGCATCGGCCATCTGATTGCCAATGCCTTTGTCGAACAGCTCCTGCCGGTCTCCAGCCATGGCGTCGCCGGCATCGGGCTTCACTTCAACTCGGTCCCGCGGGACGGCGGCGAACTGGTCGTTGTCTTGAGCTATGTCGAGAGCGGCGAGGGGGTTGCAGAGTGGGCCGTTCCATTCTCGCAGCTCGTTCCGAGCTGGAACTTCTTTGCCCTGCCGCGCACCTGCGGGGGAGGCGCGAAGACACTGCGGCTTCGCGTTTCGACGACCGGTAGTGAAACGATCGGGCTTTCGCTCGGCTATCCCATCGCCAGTGAACACTATACGGCTCGGTCCGAGACCCGACACGCCGACCTTGATCTGCGCCCTCTAGCGTTCCGCGTCTACACCGGCCTGCCCGGCGTCAAGCCGACGCGCATGCCCAACATGATCGCGCCGACCGCGCTGCTCGACGGCCACTTCATCGAGGACTACCGGCTTTCGGTCGATCTGCTCAGCCAGATCGTTGACGTATCGGTGACGCCGGTCGTCCCGGAATTCCAGACCGTGCGCTTTCTCGAACACGAACACGCCGTCGTCTGCCATCCGCTTGCAAATGGGGTATCGGCCGGCGCCGTCGGTCGCGCTGTCGAGCCCGGCACCATATCCTTCTCCGCAAGCGCTGTGGTCGATCATCCCAAGGGCGCCCCGGCAGCCGTCAGCTTCCTGCTCGCGCCAGCGGGCTCGAACGCGCGCTCCGAAGTGGCGGAACTGGCTCGCAAGGGGGTGGTCAAGCCGTCCGCCTTCTTCAGCGGCTGGCGCGAGGTCACCAATGAGCAGCCGATCAACATCAACTTCCAGCTCGACGAGCCGGTGCGCCAGCCCATGGATCTGATGATCCTCAGCCGCGCCGTAACCGACTCGGTCGATTTCTCCTGGCTCAAGGTGTCGGGCTTCCGGATGGTCAAGCAGTCGAGTGGTGCGTCTCATGTCCAGCAATAG
- a CDS encoding MarR family transcriptional regulator, with protein MNQRILYPFADFGGAVAIRPGDDAAGSAPEHDNIDQESEASVVTYFELARMMERASRRFTGLLRAELTKLGVDDIGPAQAMVLLAIGDAEVSVAELLDRGHYVGSNVSYYLKQLGDGEYIDRAASQRDRRSARIKLSEKGKQLCDSLRKAAGAYERVLSHGEQDRRNLETAFQTLHRLELVWGNATRYGI; from the coding sequence ATGAATCAAAGGATTCTCTATCCGTTCGCAGATTTTGGCGGCGCTGTTGCCATCCGCCCCGGGGATGACGCAGCTGGAAGTGCCCCTGAACATGACAATATTGACCAGGAGAGCGAAGCGTCCGTGGTCACATATTTCGAGTTGGCACGGATGATGGAGCGGGCCAGCCGGCGCTTTACCGGCCTGTTGCGTGCCGAGCTGACGAAGCTTGGCGTCGACGATATCGGCCCGGCACAGGCGATGGTCCTTCTGGCGATCGGCGATGCGGAAGTGTCGGTGGCGGAGCTTTTGGACCGTGGCCACTATGTCGGCTCCAACGTTTCCTACTACCTGAAGCAGTTGGGCGACGGAGAGTATATCGACAGGGCCGCCTCCCAGCGCGATCGGCGCTCGGCCCGCATCAAGCTTTCGGAGAAGGGCAAGCAATTGTGCGATTCCTTACGCAAGGCGGCTGGCGCCTATGAACGTGTCCTCAGCCACGGCGAGCAGGACCGGCGCAATCTCGAAACCGCATTTCAAACACTGCACCGGCTCGAGCTGGTTTGGGGGAATGCAACGCGCTACGGCATCTGA
- a CDS encoding polysaccharide pyruvyl transferase family protein → MRILLTGIPSYLQRTVARVSGATVHHKPYFDDIRSKKDLVDQVKKIANTGNYLIGEGAAYALRGHDVTYVPFWHLVNSRGANDVYDALNKEFDMCVFASANLLRPGYSADLEADVFEKLKMPVLVMGIGIQKREGLKENLPAGTLRFLEVLKQKESFFLTRGYFTAEFLRAEGMKFVKPTGCPSLFFAPNEMRHSLTSLANADLASAQKLALGGYLGSVADTIVDAHALLKPESVASYVIQDEVVAYNLTLPVDDNAPVYDRSSGRITGKTEYKHQEKWQRQNELMVFFDTNQWRAWSSTRDLCIGRRFHGCVIGMQAGTPSLMIAVDDRMREMLEFIGFPYIEAGVWNREADKKAHLANFLSKIDAQAVTERYSACEANFQSALKQVGI, encoded by the coding sequence ATGCGTATCCTGCTCACCGGAATCCCTTCCTACCTCCAGCGTACCGTGGCGCGCGTTTCCGGTGCGACGGTTCATCACAAACCCTACTTCGACGATATCCGAAGCAAGAAGGATCTGGTCGATCAGGTCAAGAAGATCGCCAACACCGGCAACTACCTGATCGGCGAGGGCGCAGCTTATGCCTTGCGCGGTCATGACGTGACCTATGTGCCGTTCTGGCATCTGGTCAACAGCCGCGGCGCCAACGACGTCTACGATGCCCTGAACAAGGAATTCGACATGTGCGTGTTCGCTTCGGCGAACCTGCTGCGTCCGGGATACTCGGCCGATCTCGAAGCGGATGTGTTCGAGAAGCTGAAGATGCCGGTTCTGGTGATGGGCATCGGCATCCAGAAGCGTGAAGGTCTGAAAGAAAACCTGCCGGCCGGTACGTTGCGGTTCCTCGAGGTCTTGAAGCAGAAGGAAAGCTTCTTCCTGACCCGCGGCTATTTCACCGCGGAGTTCCTGCGCGCGGAGGGCATGAAGTTCGTCAAGCCGACCGGCTGCCCCTCGCTCTTCTTCGCTCCCAACGAGATGCGCCACTCCTTGACGTCGCTTGCCAACGCAGACCTTGCCTCGGCACAGAAGCTCGCGCTCGGCGGCTATCTCGGTAGCGTCGCCGACACCATCGTCGATGCCCACGCGCTCTTGAAGCCGGAGAGCGTGGCCAGCTACGTCATCCAGGACGAAGTCGTCGCCTATAACCTCACCCTTCCCGTGGATGACAACGCGCCGGTCTATGACCGCTCCAGCGGCCGCATCACCGGCAAGACCGAATACAAGCATCAGGAAAAGTGGCAGCGGCAGAACGAACTGATGGTGTTCTTCGACACCAACCAGTGGCGCGCCTGGTCATCAACCCGGGACCTCTGCATCGGCAGGCGCTTCCATGGCTGCGTCATTGGCATGCAGGCGGGCACGCCTTCGCTGATGATCGCCGTCGACGACCGTATGCGCGAGATGCTCGAATTCATCGGCTTCCCCTATATCGAGGCGGGCGTCTGGAATCGTGAGGCGGACAAGAAGGCGCATCTCGCCAACTTCCTGTCGAAGATCGATGCGCAGGCGGTTACCGAACGCTATTCGGCATGCGAGGCGAACTTCCAAAGTGCGCTTAAACAGGTTGGCATTTAA